The uncultured Methanomethylovorans sp. genome contains a region encoding:
- a CDS encoding AAA family ATPase gives MEGDLENLVQLLQQMKEKGIFTKFIDYIRFPFYRNLEKDTKITFDFPLTVFVGQNGCGKSSAVQALFGCPEGKSVGNFWFSTKVDPIEDGEERPAFIYSYADENGTIGEVLKTRILRGSNPDYWEPSRPLIKYNMNSMGGSRFPALKMEVLYLDFRSILSAFDKYFYYGDPINLKSNTKQDYLRNRSILLKKVIDENSIKTTRSKPQNRKPIDFSPEELKIMSFILGKKYEYGMLIEHKFFTYWGSSIIFQTPNLAYSEAFAGSGESAVAILVHELLNVESNSLILFDEPETSLHPGAQKRLKIFILEQIKKKHLQVVISTHSSSLIEGIPSNAIKVFVQLPNGKFRVENERSPEEAFYYIGQTLPTKKKIIVEDKLAKYLIESVIKSIGDDCASLFDVEFYPGGHTIIKSDFIKVYSQNSDNNIFIIFDGDQSLAAIHLDVGTIPSSYFEVSKQDELVKYLQQNIDNQTGCKIPFRPDGGSSGGNREQLIELMKKYLVYYSSNVFYLPQSTPEAIIWNDNFAIEYMKLISLNDSSVIDDINATSDFKLKFKKYSKHCFGSEDLQSAYRQFLTIWRNNKDENFEKIKQIVIQIRDA, from the coding sequence ATGGAAGGCGATCTTGAAAACCTTGTACAACTCCTTCAACAGATGAAAGAAAAAGGAATATTCACTAAATTTATAGATTACATTCGCTTTCCCTTTTACAGAAATCTAGAGAAGGATACAAAAATTACATTTGATTTTCCATTAACTGTTTTTGTTGGTCAAAACGGGTGTGGTAAAAGTTCAGCAGTTCAGGCATTATTTGGTTGCCCTGAAGGAAAAAGTGTTGGTAATTTTTGGTTTTCAACAAAAGTAGACCCAATAGAAGATGGTGAAGAACGACCAGCATTTATATATTCCTATGCGGATGAAAATGGTACAATAGGTGAAGTACTTAAAACAAGGATTTTGAGAGGTTCCAATCCAGATTATTGGGAACCCAGCAGACCACTAATAAAATATAATATGAATTCCATGGGAGGTAGCAGATTTCCTGCTTTAAAGATGGAAGTCTTGTACCTTGATTTTCGTTCTATATTAAGTGCTTTTGATAAATATTTCTATTATGGAGACCCAATTAACTTAAAATCTAATACTAAACAAGATTATTTACGCAATCGTTCAATTTTGCTTAAAAAGGTAATAGATGAAAATTCTATTAAAACAACGCGCTCAAAACCTCAAAACAGAAAACCCATTGATTTTTCTCCAGAAGAATTAAAAATAATGTCTTTCATATTGGGTAAGAAATATGAATATGGAATGCTGATAGAGCACAAATTTTTTACATACTGGGGCAGTTCCATTATCTTTCAAACACCTAATCTCGCTTACTCTGAAGCCTTTGCAGGTAGTGGGGAATCTGCAGTTGCTATTTTGGTTCATGAATTGTTAAATGTTGAATCAAATTCTCTTATTCTTTTTGATGAACCTGAGACTTCATTGCATCCAGGTGCTCAAAAAAGGCTTAAAATATTCATTCTGGAGCAAATAAAGAAAAAACATTTGCAAGTAGTGATCTCTACTCATTCTTCAAGTTTGATAGAAGGTATTCCTTCAAATGCTATTAAGGTCTTTGTACAATTACCAAACGGTAAATTTAGGGTTGAAAATGAAAGGTCACCAGAAGAAGCTTTCTACTATATAGGGCAAACACTTCCAACAAAAAAGAAAATAATTGTAGAAGATAAATTGGCTAAATATTTAATTGAAAGTGTTATTAAATCGATTGGTGATGATTGTGCATCATTATTTGATGTGGAATTTTATCCAGGTGGTCATACAATAATAAAATCTGATTTTATAAAAGTATATAGCCAAAATTCCGATAATAATATTTTTATTATATTTGATGGGGATCAAAGTTTAGCAGCAATTCATCTTGATGTTGGTACAATTCCATCCTCTTATTTTGAAGTTTCAAAGCAAGATGAACTTGTAAAATATTTGCAACAAAATATAGACAATCAAACTGGCTGTAAAATACCTTTTCGTCCAGACGGAGGTTCAAGTGGTGGAAATAGAGAACAATTAATTGAACTAATGAAGAAGTATCTTGTGTACTATTCGAGTAATGTTTTCTACTTGCCACAATCAACTCCTGAAGCAATTATTTGGAATGATAATTTTGCAATAGAGTACATGAAACTGATATCGTTAAATGACTCCTCAGTTATTGACGATATTAATGCTACCTCTGATTTCAAGTTAAAGTTCAAGAAGTATTCAAAACATTGCTTTGGTTCGGAAGATCTTCAAAGTGCATATCGACAATTCTTAACTATCTGGCGTAACAATAAAGACGAAAATTTTGAAAAAATAAAACAAATAGTCATTCAAATAAGGGATGCTTGA
- the vsr gene encoding DNA mismatch endonuclease Vsr: MSKIRGQKTKPELAVRKFLFSKGFRYRINDERYAGKPDIVLPKYHTAIFVHGCFWHGHEGCKAAALPKTNTDFWKEKIGNNIVRDRKDVELLKNAGWNVIIVWNCEINTQRKREERFASLVEEIKQIRR, from the coding sequence ATGTCTAAAATTCGGGGACAAAAAACAAAACCGGAGTTAGCAGTCAGAAAGTTTCTTTTTTCAAAAGGATTCAGATATCGTATCAATGATGAAAGGTATGCCGGAAAACCGGATATTGTCTTACCTAAATATCATACCGCTATTTTTGTTCACGGATGCTTTTGGCATGGTCATGAAGGCTGTAAGGCTGCTGCACTTCCTAAAACAAACACTGATTTTTGGAAAGAGAAAATAGGAAACAATATTGTAAGAGATCGAAAAGATGTGGAATTGCTTAAAAACGCAGGTTGGAATGTTATTATTGTTTGGAATTGTGAGATTAATACACAAAGGAAAAGGGAAGAAAGATTTGCATCACTTGTTGAAGAGATAAAACAAATCAGGAGGTAA
- a CDS encoding GTP-binding protein, whose translation MSIQEEISEVEEELKNTTYNKATSHHIGKLKAKLARLRDEVAKRAASKSSGEGYSVKKSGDATVTLVGFPSVGKSTLLNKLTDANSEVGAYEFTTLDVIPGAMEYKNATIQILDVPGLVKGAASGRGRGKEVIAVVRNTNLVLFMLDVFQLQHYDVLKEELYQSGIRLDQKAPDVVIKRQDRGGVIVSSTMELELDEDLIKAIVNDYKIHNAHVLIRENINVDQLIDVVMGNRVYIPSIIAVNKVDLADPASLEAAKRKFPDAAFISADRDVDLHVVQDNIYDALDFIRIYLKPQGGPADLEEPMIVQNGTTVGDVCDKLHRDFRRKFRYSQIWGRSAKHPGQRAGLDHVLKDEDLVTLIINM comes from the coding sequence ATGAGTATACAAGAGGAGATTTCCGAGGTCGAGGAAGAATTAAAGAATACGACCTACAACAAGGCCACATCCCATCACATAGGCAAGCTGAAGGCCAAGCTTGCACGCCTGAGGGACGAGGTGGCAAAGAGAGCTGCAAGCAAATCCTCGGGGGAAGGCTATTCCGTAAAGAAATCGGGCGATGCCACCGTTACTCTGGTGGGATTCCCTTCGGTGGGCAAGTCCACGCTGCTCAACAAGCTCACAGATGCCAATTCCGAGGTAGGGGCCTATGAGTTCACCACGCTGGACGTCATTCCTGGTGCCATGGAATATAAGAATGCCACTATCCAGATCCTGGACGTACCCGGACTTGTGAAAGGTGCAGCAAGCGGCAGAGGCAGGGGAAAAGAGGTCATAGCTGTGGTAAGGAACACCAACCTGGTCCTGTTCATGCTGGATGTTTTCCAGCTTCAGCACTATGATGTCCTTAAGGAAGAGCTGTACCAGTCAGGCATAAGGCTCGACCAGAAAGCTCCTGATGTGGTTATCAAGAGGCAGGATCGTGGAGGTGTCATAGTCAGCTCTACAATGGAGCTGGAACTGGACGAGGACCTTATCAAGGCCATAGTTAATGATTACAAGATCCACAATGCTCACGTGCTAATTAGGGAAAACATAAACGTTGACCAGCTCATCGATGTAGTCATGGGGAACAGAGTGTACATCCCGTCCATCATTGCAGTGAACAAGGTAGATCTGGCCGACCCTGCTTCCTTGGAAGCGGCAAAACGAAAATTCCCGGATGCAGCTTTCATCTCTGCCGACCGGGATGTTGATCTCCATGTTGTGCAAGACAACATTTACGATGCCCTTGATTTCATCAGGATCTATCTTAAACCGCAGGGTGGCCCTGCAGATCTCGAAGAGCCCATGATCGTGCAGAATGGTACGACCGTAGGGGATGTATGTGACAAGCTGCACAGGGATTTCCGTAGGAAGTTCAGGTATTCTCAGATATGGGGAAGGTCTGCCAAGCACCCCGGGCAGAGAGCAGGTCTTGACCATGTGCTCAAAGATGAAGACTTGGTAACGCTTATTATCAATATGTGA
- a CDS encoding PAS domain-containing sensor histidine kinase, whose protein sequence is MPKKNNNFSNSVFEADPGDYLEDSIIVLSSEGTIICAYENWKEMVTNNILNPKIYSERTNYLKVCDKATGNRSDEAAALAKGIRDVINGRLKRFKLEFPSQDADNTNCFLIKVQPLSQNYPTGVILQYVDITEREKIEIDKIESEKHLHSILNNLQLVGVMLDLNGNIIFCNDFLLDLTGRKREDVLGKSWFDIFLPADITSKIKTFFLKTIETADFPSYYENEIVTKDGHKRMIAWNNTVLKDRNGNISSITSIGEDRTYRRFAENSLLNSKGQLRTLVDTIPDLVWLKDQNGIFLMCNSKFERFYAAKEAQIVGKTDYDFVDKELADFFTQNDRRAIAAGKPTINEEWITYTDDGHREYLETIKSPMYDSNGHLIGVLGVGRDITRRKLDKEELQRREMQLRTAQKVGGFGSWEFDLNSRMIDISEETFRIYGLKTGHYTIEDVQKVPLPEYRSMLDTALKHLVEGKSPYDVQFKIMRQNDGEICDIHSVAEYFVEQNIIMGTIHDITELKQIENKLRGNEALLNEVGRIAKIGGWELDIASGKATLTPEVKKINETDEVRDLHGGFDRYPPGSREIIIQAINDAIEKRKPYDIELEFISAKGTHKWVRAIGHPLINDDKVVKLYGTLQDITERKQTELKIAEEATKRRILIEQSSDGIVVLDQNGKVYEVNQKFADMLGYSLEEALQLHLWDWDTQWTREELLEIIEHVNEFGDHFETRHRCKDGTFIDVEISSNGTMFGEQKLVFCVCRNITERKQAEDMLLHAKLAAEDANKSKGEFLSTMSHELRTPLNSIIGFSDMLLDGAAGNLNEKQTRYTNNISTGGKHLLELINDILDLSKIDAGKMELHYESFPVSEAIDEVKMLVVPLALKKKIEIDFKIDSELGSINADNTKFKQILYNLASNAIKFTPEKGYVDITAHRIGNMLEISVIDNGIGIATKDLHKLFQPFQQLNSYMTREHEGTGLGLILVKKYVEMHGGNIWVESEVGKGSIFTFTIPYC, encoded by the coding sequence ATGCCCAAAAAAAATAATAACTTTTCAAACTCCGTATTTGAAGCGGATCCTGGTGATTATTTGGAAGATAGTATTATAGTCCTATCTTCAGAAGGGACAATTATTTGTGCCTACGAAAATTGGAAGGAAATGGTTACAAATAATATTCTGAACCCCAAAATATATAGTGAAAGAACTAATTATCTGAAAGTTTGTGATAAAGCGACTGGTAACAGATCAGACGAAGCTGCTGCTTTGGCGAAGGGTATAAGGGATGTTATTAATGGTAGATTGAAGAGATTCAAATTGGAATTTCCCTCTCAAGATGCTGATAATACAAACTGCTTTTTAATTAAAGTTCAGCCACTTTCCCAAAACTATCCAACAGGTGTGATCTTACAATATGTAGATATCACTGAAAGAGAAAAAATAGAAATTGATAAGATTGAATCTGAAAAACATCTCCATAGTATCCTCAATAACCTGCAACTTGTCGGAGTTATGCTGGATCTTAATGGAAATATTATCTTTTGCAATGATTTTTTGCTTGATCTGACAGGAAGGAAAAGAGAAGATGTTCTTGGCAAGAGTTGGTTTGACATCTTTCTGCCAGCAGACATAACATCTAAGATCAAGACCTTCTTCCTCAAGACAATTGAAACTGCAGATTTCCCATCATATTATGAAAACGAGATTGTCACAAAAGATGGTCATAAGAGAATGATTGCCTGGAACAATACTGTCTTGAAGGACAGAAATGGCAATATTTCAAGTATTACCAGTATTGGAGAAGATAGAACTTATCGTAGATTTGCAGAAAATTCACTATTGAATAGCAAGGGACAGTTGCGTACATTGGTGGATACCATCCCGGATCTAGTCTGGCTAAAAGATCAAAATGGTATTTTCCTTATGTGCAATTCAAAGTTTGAACGCTTTTATGCTGCAAAGGAAGCACAAATTGTTGGCAAAACAGATTATGATTTTGTAGATAAAGAACTGGCAGACTTTTTCACCCAAAATGATAGAAGAGCCATTGCAGCTGGTAAACCCACAATAAATGAAGAGTGGATCACTTATACTGATGATGGGCATAGAGAATATCTTGAGACGATCAAAAGTCCTATGTACGACTCAAATGGACATCTGATAGGTGTACTCGGGGTTGGCCGGGATATTACTCGGCGCAAGCTGGATAAAGAAGAGTTGCAAAGGAGAGAAATGCAGCTTCGTACTGCACAGAAAGTTGGAGGCTTTGGAAGCTGGGAATTTGATCTGAATTCCAGAATGATAGATATTTCAGAGGAGACATTCCGCATATATGGATTAAAGACTGGACACTATACCATTGAAGATGTTCAAAAGGTACCATTGCCTGAATATCGTTCTATGCTAGATACAGCCCTCAAGCATCTTGTGGAAGGAAAGTCACCTTATGATGTGCAGTTCAAGATAATGAGGCAAAACGATGGAGAAATCTGCGACATACACTCAGTGGCGGAATACTTCGTTGAACAAAATATCATTATGGGAACTATTCATGATATTACCGAACTAAAACAGATAGAGAATAAACTGCGAGGAAATGAGGCTCTTCTAAATGAAGTTGGTAGAATTGCCAAAATCGGTGGTTGGGAATTAGATATAGCATCTGGAAAAGCTACATTGACTCCCGAGGTTAAAAAGATAAATGAAACGGATGAGGTTCGAGACCTGCATGGTGGATTTGACCGTTACCCTCCAGGATCAAGGGAGATCATCATACAAGCTATCAATGATGCTATTGAAAAAAGAAAACCATATGACATTGAACTTGAATTTATCTCGGCAAAAGGCACACATAAATGGGTCAGAGCGATTGGGCATCCTCTAATAAACGATGATAAAGTCGTAAAGTTATACGGCACTCTGCAAGATATAACGGAACGTAAGCAGACTGAGCTCAAAATCGCTGAAGAAGCAACGAAAAGGCGTATACTTATCGAACAGTCCAGCGATGGGATAGTTGTCCTTGACCAGAATGGCAAAGTTTACGAGGTGAACCAGAAATTTGCGGATATGCTTGGCTATTCTCTTGAGGAAGCACTCCAGTTACATCTTTGGGACTGGGATACCCAATGGACACGTGAAGAATTGCTTGAAATAATTGAGCATGTAAACGAATTTGGTGATCATTTTGAGACACGTCACCGTTGTAAGGACGGCACTTTCATTGACGTTGAAATAAGTTCAAACGGAACTATGTTCGGGGAGCAGAAACTGGTATTTTGTGTGTGTAGAAATATTACCGAAAGAAAGCAGGCCGAAGATATGTTGCTGCATGCTAAACTAGCTGCCGAAGATGCAAATAAGAGTAAGGGAGAGTTCCTATCAACCATGAGCCATGAGTTGAGAACTCCGCTTAATTCGATCATAGGTTTTTCTGATATGTTGCTCGATGGAGCTGCTGGGAACCTGAATGAAAAACAAACAAGGTATACCAATAACATTTCAACAGGCGGAAAACATCTGCTGGAACTAATCAACGATATCCTCGACCTGTCAAAAATAGATGCAGGCAAAATGGAACTTCACTACGAATCCTTCCCCGTTTCTGAAGCAATTGATGAGGTAAAGATGTTGGTAGTTCCTCTAGCACTCAAAAAGAAGATTGAGATTGATTTCAAGATTGATTCAGAGCTTGGGAGCATCAATGCAGATAATACCAAATTCAAACAGATCCTCTATAACCTTGCGAGCAATGCCATCAAATTCACACCCGAAAAAGGATATGTAGATATCACTGCACATCGCATTGGTAACATGCTTGAGATCAGTGTGATAGATAACGGCATAGGGATTGCAACAAAGGACTTGCATAAGCTGTTCCAGCCATTTCAACAGCTGAACTCATACATGACACGCGAACACGAAGGAACAGGACTTGGTCTCATTCTTGTCAAGAAATATGTTGAGATGCACGGTGGCAACATATGGGTTGAGAGCGAGGTAGGAAAGGGAAGCATTTTCACTTTTACTATTCCGTATTGTTGA
- a CDS encoding cytochrome c produces MAKMEHYFLGIIGVAIVAILVMILYMMSIQNSGYSGIMGYGYGRGMMGSGYNQQGGMMGAGYGQQGSMMGSGAYPYNVEGIKTKFDSNGETIYYTGFNETGKRITTSYGPQWLYTHGGGCVNCHGVDGNGGVPVMMGYTIPADITYASLTTIENPPYTDEAIMTAIRDGLDPSGESLSPTMPRWQMSDKDLNDTLQYIKTL; encoded by the coding sequence ATGGCTAAAATGGAACACTACTTCTTGGGTATTATTGGAGTTGCCATAGTTGCAATTCTAGTAATGATACTGTATATGATGAGCATACAGAATTCGGGTTACAGTGGAATAATGGGCTATGGTTATGGAAGAGGCATGATGGGGTCAGGCTATAACCAACAAGGTGGAATGATGGGAGCGGGTTATGGCCAGCAGGGAAGTATGATGGGCTCAGGTGCTTATCCATATAATGTAGAAGGCATCAAGACAAAGTTCGATTCAAACGGTGAAACCATCTATTACACCGGATTCAATGAAACGGGCAAGAGAATTACTACATCTTATGGTCCACAATGGCTCTACACACACGGGGGTGGCTGTGTCAACTGTCACGGTGTGGACGGAAATGGAGGAGTACCTGTGATGATGGGATATACTATACCTGCTGATATCACATACGCTTCATTGACAACTATAGAAAATCCACCATATACCGATGAAGCCATTATGACAGCTATCAGGGATGGCCTTGATCCCTCCGGAGAGTCTCTGTCACCAACAATGCCAAGATGGCAAATGTCTGATAAAGACCTTAATGACACATTGCAATACATCAAGACACTATGA
- a CDS encoding IS5 family transposase: MSNKYLKFVDTALAVSGKSHLPIYSCKYSKRKYTQHQLLTLILLKEYLNVDYRSIVELVELMESLKLRIGLKEVPHYTTLHKFITRLRSILFRSLLQQTLKLFYSYGEKIEIIAIDSSGFTSGHCSYYYSFRTGKKRRSFLKVSISIDTKKFIITGFKISGKPIHDPKHAMTLLRQCHKNRQSKFYLMDKGYDSEAIHSLVREELDAVAMIPLRERKRKKIKGKYRRKMIDEFEEILYHCRNLVETMFSVLKRKYGEEVKAKKYWNQAKEVKLKLLVHNLDRYVKVTYIVQMSISTKPLNHT; the protein is encoded by the coding sequence TTGTCAAATAAGTACTTAAAGTTTGTTGATACAGCTTTAGCTGTATCAGGAAAATCACACCTGCCGATCTATAGTTGCAAATATTCGAAAAGGAAATATACACAACACCAGCTATTGACCTTGATTTTGTTAAAAGAATATCTTAATGTAGATTACAGAAGTATTGTTGAACTTGTTGAATTAATGGAGAGTTTGAAGTTAAGAATTGGTTTAAAAGAGGTTCCACATTATACCACACTTCACAAGTTTATAACTAGACTTAGGTCAATTCTTTTCAGATCGTTGTTACAGCAAACACTAAAACTGTTCTATTCATATGGCGAAAAAATAGAGATAATTGCCATTGATTCGAGTGGATTTACGAGTGGTCACTGTAGCTACTATTACTCTTTTAGGACTGGAAAGAAACGTAGATCATTCCTAAAAGTGAGTATTTCCATTGATACAAAGAAGTTTATTATCACTGGTTTTAAGATATCTGGTAAGCCTATCCATGATCCAAAGCATGCGATGACATTGCTACGGCAATGTCATAAAAATCGCCAATCAAAGTTTTACCTTATGGACAAAGGTTACGATTCTGAAGCTATACATTCTCTAGTAAGGGAAGAACTAGACGCAGTAGCTATGATTCCTTTGAGAGAAAGGAAAAGGAAGAAGATCAAGGGTAAGTATCGTAGAAAAATGATCGATGAGTTTGAGGAAATATTGTACCATTGCAGAAATCTTGTAGAAACGATGTTCTCTGTTCTGAAAAGGAAATACGGGGAAGAAGTGAAGGCAAAAAAGTATTGGAATCAAGCAAAAGAGGTTAAATTGAAACTATTAGTGCATAACCTTGACAGGTATGTCAAGGTTACATATATTGTTCAAATGAGCATTTCTACAAAGCCGCTGAATCATACTTAA
- a CDS encoding DUF3795 domain-containing protein: MKRNYETCANCSEFPCEKFDKWFNADSFVTHQKCLQNIQKIKKEGIEEVLKEQEERKSFLEIMLQKYNPGRCTSLYCLASALMSIESLKMAVKQIESVNEDKAKSFKKLIQELADNEQITFKLRK, from the coding sequence ATGAAACGAAACTATGAAACCTGTGCGAATTGTTCTGAATTCCCCTGCGAAAAATTTGACAAATGGTTTAATGCAGATAGTTTTGTCACACACCAAAAATGCCTTCAGAATATTCAAAAAATAAAAAAAGAAGGAATAGAGGAAGTCTTAAAAGAACAAGAAGAGAGAAAGAGCTTTCTTGAGATAATGCTGCAGAAATATAACCCTGGGAGATGTACAAGTCTTTATTGTTTGGCTTCAGCTCTTATGAGCATCGAATCATTAAAGATGGCAGTAAAGCAAATTGAAAGTGTCAATGAAGACAAAGCAAAATCATTCAAGAAATTAATTCAAGAATTAGCAGACAATGAACAAATTACTTTTAAACTGAGGAAATGA
- a CDS encoding transposase, producing the protein MQPPLIPLNEDHKWKLLSEILNVFDSRNSRQILSRRGILPLQKSVSALKIVLLSMFFSSNVSYAVKETEERESLRKFLKISTVPSESEMYTTFSQYDPDNFSYFVLDILNELCPHRKSGSRGIIIYSTDINLNLNWHAKKISKNSLEDKEYKWGYSTHRGFFIGMKLTLALEYSTLKPLMFLLNEANVPEAKIYPMILSELKKRRITKTGDILFADRGYYSYENYTISIKEFKLVPLIFPRKNCNFSKLFNMMAYPLKIFDSKRDTEAEIAIYKRIIAKFKQLISDWKNFRKARSIIEDIFKLAKKAYSMENLHRDTRRSIQKYCSLAVLFVGMTVNLGIKENKALQAFSE; encoded by the coding sequence ATGCAACCTCCGCTTATACCACTAAACGAAGATCACAAATGGAAATTGCTGTCTGAAATACTAAATGTTTTCGACTCGAGAAATTCCAGGCAAATTCTTTCAAGGAGGGGCATTTTGCCCCTCCAGAAATCAGTATCTGCTCTAAAAATAGTTCTCTTGAGCATGTTCTTTTCAAGCAATGTGTCATACGCTGTCAAAGAAACAGAAGAAAGAGAAAGTCTTAGGAAATTCCTTAAAATAAGCACAGTGCCATCAGAAAGTGAAATGTATACGACCTTTAGTCAATATGATCCTGATAACTTCAGTTATTTTGTTCTTGACATATTAAATGAACTGTGTCCACATAGAAAAAGTGGTTCTAGAGGCATCATAATTTATAGTACAGACATAAACCTCAACCTGAACTGGCATGCAAAAAAGATAAGCAAGAATAGTCTGGAAGACAAAGAATACAAATGGGGATATTCAACACATAGAGGATTCTTTATAGGAATGAAACTCACTCTTGCTCTTGAATATTCAACACTGAAACCTTTGATGTTTTTATTAAATGAAGCAAATGTGCCGGAAGCTAAGATATATCCGATGATTCTTTCAGAGCTTAAAAAAAGAAGGATAACGAAGACAGGAGATATATTGTTTGCTGATAGGGGTTATTACTCCTATGAAAATTACACAATATCAATTAAAGAGTTCAAATTAGTTCCATTGATCTTCCCACGCAAAAACTGCAATTTCAGTAAGCTCTTCAACATGATGGCATACCCGCTGAAAATATTTGATTCAAAGAGAGATACAGAGGCCGAAATAGCAATCTACAAGAGGATCATTGCCAAGTTCAAGCAACTGATAAGTGACTGGAAAAACTTCCGAAAAGCAAGGTCTATCATAGAAGACATATTCAAATTGGCGAAGAAAGCATATTCCATGGAGAATTTACACCGAGATACAAGGAGATCTATTCAAAAATACTGTTCTTTAGCTGTACTTTTTGTGGGGATGACTGTAAACCTTGGTATTAAGGAAAATAAGGCTTTACAAGCCTTCTCTGAGTAA
- a CDS encoding S-adenosyl-l-methionine hydroxide adenosyltransferase family protein, whose translation MTLITLTTDFGSVYPAAMKGVILNISPRTTIVDITHNVPHADIRAGAFALYFVTPYFPKGSVHIAVVDPRVGTARNSIVISAGGHFFVGPDNGLLVPAASRLGYMQIRRITNFCLLGDVSATFHGRDVFARIGAYLSQGMSLEDVGEMTLDYVHLDFGTVEVGHNFISGHIIYIDDFGNVITNIQASDVFNKFHIEEHVRVFGNSIPFLETYGYAGKGELLALIGSHGFLEIAVNESSAAKLLEIKCGDEVKIEKK comes from the coding sequence ATGACTCTGATCACTCTAACCACCGATTTTGGTTCGGTTTACCCCGCTGCAATGAAAGGAGTGATATTGAACATTAGTCCCCGGACCACTATAGTGGATATAACTCACAATGTCCCCCATGCTGACATACGGGCCGGAGCCTTTGCGCTTTACTTTGTAACTCCTTATTTTCCGAAAGGAAGCGTTCATATAGCGGTGGTAGATCCAAGGGTGGGTACAGCACGGAATTCAATAGTTATCTCTGCTGGAGGCCATTTTTTTGTGGGTCCAGATAATGGTCTGCTGGTTCCTGCAGCTTCCAGGCTGGGGTATATGCAGATTCGCAGGATAACAAACTTCTGTCTATTGGGTGATGTATCTGCCACTTTCCATGGAAGAGATGTGTTTGCACGTATTGGTGCCTATCTCTCACAAGGTATGTCTCTGGAAGATGTAGGTGAAATGACATTAGATTATGTTCACCTTGATTTTGGAACAGTTGAAGTTGGGCATAACTTCATTTCAGGCCATATTATTTATATCGATGATTTTGGCAATGTCATTACCAATATACAGGCTTCTGATGTGTTCAATAAGTTTCATATTGAAGAACATGTAAGAGTATTCGGCAATTCGATACCTTTTCTTGAAACATATGGGTATGCAGGGAAAGGAGAACTACTAGCTCTAATTGGTAGTCATGGTTTTCTCGAAATAGCTGTAAATGAGAGCAGCGCTGCAAAATTATTGGAAATTAAATGTGGGGATGAGGTGAAAATCGAAAAAAAGTGA